In Acinetobacter sp. TGL-Y2, a genomic segment contains:
- a CDS encoding transposase-like zinc-binding domain-containing protein, with translation MIIETISYICIRCQSANIYKNGHNKSGNAQFRCKDCGRSSVLKPKIKYTEEQKELIINTYLERGSLRGMQRLFGVAPQTLMGWIKKSKQQEIE, from the coding sequence ATGATCATAGAAACGATAAGCTACATATGTATCCGTTGCCAATCAGCAAATATTTATAAGAATGGACACAATAAAAGCGGGAATGCGCAGTTCAGATGTAAAGATTGCGGCCGATCAAGTGTGCTCAAACCTAAAATCAAATATACCGAAGAGCAAAAAGAACTCATCATCAATACTTATCTTGAACGAGGCAGTTTAAGAGGCATGCAGCGTCTATTTGGTGTTGCACCTCAAACGCTCATGGGATGGATAAAAAAAAGTAAACAACAGGAAATTGAGTGA
- a CDS encoding IS630 transposase-related protein, protein MPKVYSVDLREKVMQFYEENNHKSYTCKTFKISRTTLDDWILLQNTTGELKQPKINAGRPTKIKDMDAFKHFIETTEFSQVKDLIPLFEQKFGYPILYSTLLKAIHRLGWTRKKRVFSISKPTK, encoded by the coding sequence ATGCCTAAAGTATATTCAGTGGATTTACGTGAAAAAGTCATGCAGTTTTATGAAGAAAATAATCACAAATCATATACATGTAAAACCTTTAAAATATCTAGAACCACTTTGGATGATTGGATTCTTCTTCAAAACACCACTGGAGAATTGAAACAGCCTAAAATCAATGCAGGTCGACCCACTAAAATCAAGGATATGGATGCTTTCAAACACTTTATTGAAACTACTGAATTTTCTCAAGTGAAAGATCTCATCCCTTTATTTGAACAAAAGTTTGGGTATCCAATCCTTTACTCAACCCTGTTAAAAGCCATTCATAGACTTGGTTGGACACGTAAAAAAAGAGTTTTCTCTATAAGCAAGCCGACAAAATAA
- a CDS encoding IS630 family transposase, translating into MTRAVFNWFLPQWKEAFGEDQILYIDESGINTTDTAQYGWSKLGSRCAALKLGGHGKRLSIISAVRSNSAYQFLYPLIFQGSCDRAMFTGWLRYLLENLTKDNQDKTKRHLLILDNASIHKNGDIKKLAKDFNCRIMYLPAYSPDLNPIEKAWSVLKSKVKSIAVRFDKNIEEALDLGLKAM; encoded by the coding sequence ATAACAAGGGCTGTATTCAACTGGTTTCTTCCGCAATGGAAAGAGGCGTTTGGGGAAGATCAGATTCTTTATATTGATGAGTCTGGGATAAACACCACAGATACAGCGCAATATGGTTGGTCTAAACTAGGCAGTCGTTGCGCTGCTTTAAAATTGGGTGGTCATGGTAAAAGATTAAGTATCATCAGTGCTGTGAGGTCTAATTCAGCGTATCAGTTCCTTTACCCTTTGATTTTTCAAGGTTCATGCGATCGAGCAATGTTCACGGGATGGTTGAGATATCTACTTGAAAATTTAACCAAAGATAATCAAGATAAGACCAAAAGACATCTGCTGATTCTAGATAACGCTTCGATTCATAAGAACGGAGATATCAAAAAACTAGCCAAAGACTTTAACTGTAGAATCATGTACTTGCCTGCTTACAGTCCAGATTTAAATCCAATTGAAAAAGCATGGTCAGTGCTAAAATCCAAAGTTAAAAGTATCGCTGTCCGTTTTGACAAAAACATAGAAGAAGCGCTCGATTTAGGCTTGAAGGCAATGTAG
- a CDS encoding DUF962 domain-containing protein gives MNAYVDPQQNVEQPQFQLPIKNYSEFYRFYLTEHRSIMSRRLHAAGSSVGIYFFSKAIIQRKPKYLIYGLVSGYACAWIGHFVFEKNKPASFKQPLYSFISDWRMLSDILRGNLSLVDRKFDKIES, from the coding sequence ATGAATGCCTATGTCGACCCTCAACAGAATGTTGAACAACCGCAGTTTCAGTTGCCCATTAAAAATTATTCTGAATTTTATCGTTTTTATTTAACTGAACACCGTAGCATCATGAGTCGTCGTTTACATGCTGCGGGGAGCAGTGTTGGGATTTATTTTTTCAGTAAAGCCATCATTCAACGTAAACCCAAATATCTGATTTATGGACTGGTATCTGGTTACGCATGTGCATGGATCGGTCATTTTGTTTTTGAAAAGAATAAACCTGCCAGTTTTAAACAACCGCTGTATAGCTTCATTTCGGATTGGCGCATGTTGTCTGATATTTTACGAGGGAATTTAAGCCTTGTAGATCGTAAATTCGATAAAATTGAAAGTTAA
- a CDS encoding IS1 family transposase translates to MSDELLDAHPTDVLELDELWSFVKARRHKVWSWIALCCRTRQVVAYVCGQRNDKTCTDLRCRIPSSYFNLATCSDYWSSYAEVFDPGTHRSVGKHTGLTNHVERFNATLRNRLGRFTRKTLSFSKKKENHEAVLHMFLLKYNQDMKDKWLTRHI, encoded by the coding sequence TTGAGTGACGAATTACTTGATGCTCATCCAACAGATGTTCTAGAACTGGATGAACTTTGGAGCTTTGTAAAAGCTCGTCGTCATAAGGTTTGGAGTTGGATTGCACTATGCTGTCGTACACGTCAGGTCGTCGCTTATGTATGTGGTCAGCGCAATGATAAAACATGTACAGATTTACGTTGCCGTATTCCCTCAAGCTACTTTAATTTAGCAACATGTAGTGATTATTGGTCAAGTTATGCTGAGGTGTTTGATCCTGGTACCCATCGCTCTGTAGGTAAACATACAGGTTTAACGAACCATGTTGAGCGGTTCAATGCCACATTAAGAAATCGCTTAGGGCGTTTTACACGGAAAACTTTAAGCTTTTCGAAGAAGAAAGAAAATCATGAAGCTGTCTTGCATATGTTTTTATTAAAATACAATCAAGACATGAAAGATAAGTGGTTAACACGTCATATTTAG
- a CDS encoding IS5 family transposase, with product MNKPTPKIYRTTNWSSYNRALINRGNISIWFDPNTQWYAQPKGKQGRNQTYSDTAIQCCLMIKSLFRLSLRMVTGFVQSLIKLCRLGWTAPDYSTLCRRQKHIDIAVSYQKSRDGLHLLIDSTGLKFLGEGEWKRKKHQPEYRRQWRKLHIGINAETLQIRAVQLTTNNVSDSQVLGNLLAQIPLDEQIDSVYTDGAYDTKHCRQVISDRQAHAVIPPRKNAKPWKDKQARSIERNELLKTVKRLGRALWKKWSGYHRRSLVETKMHCIKLLGDKLTARSFSSQVNEIHARVAVLNKFTELGRPHTQIVS from the coding sequence ATGAATAAGCCAACACCTAAAATCTATCGGACAACCAATTGGTCTTCCTATAATCGAGCCTTAATCAACCGAGGAAATATCTCCATTTGGTTTGATCCTAACACTCAATGGTATGCTCAGCCAAAAGGTAAACAAGGTCGAAATCAAACATATTCCGATACAGCTATTCAATGCTGCTTAATGATCAAATCCTTATTTCGACTCTCTTTACGTATGGTCACAGGCTTTGTCCAAAGCCTCATTAAACTTTGTAGATTAGGCTGGACCGCACCAGATTACTCTACCCTCTGCAGAAGACAAAAGCACATTGATATTGCGGTTAGTTACCAAAAGAGCCGTGATGGACTGCATCTACTTATAGACTCCACTGGCTTAAAGTTTCTAGGTGAAGGTGAATGGAAACGTAAGAAACATCAGCCTGAATACCGTCGCCAATGGCGTAAACTTCATATCGGTATAAATGCTGAAACCCTGCAAATACGTGCTGTTCAGCTCACGACGAACAATGTGAGTGACTCTCAGGTTCTTGGCAACTTGCTTGCTCAAATTCCATTGGATGAGCAGATTGACTCTGTCTATACAGATGGGGCTTATGACACGAAACACTGCCGACAAGTCATTTCAGATCGACAAGCGCATGCTGTGATTCCGCCAAGAAAGAATGCAAAGCCTTGGAAAGACAAACAAGCGAGGTCTATAGAGCGGAATGAGTTATTGAAAACAGTCAAACGGCTAGGAAGAGCCCTTTGGAAAAAATGGTCCGGTTATCATCGTCGAAGTTTGGTAGAAACCAAGATGCATTGCATCAAATTATTGGGAGATAAATTAACGGCAAGGAGTTTCTCTAGTCAGGTGAATGAGATTCATGCACGTGTAGCAGTCTTGAATAAATTCACGGAATTAGGCCGCCCTCATACCCAAATTGTATCTTAA